In Phormidium ambiguum IAM M-71, one DNA window encodes the following:
- the murD gene encoding UDP-N-acetylmuramoyl-L-alanine--D-glutamate ligase: MPIAHIIGLGRSGNAAARLLKREGWQVTVSDRNNNPNLQQQSEQLISEGIDVKLGYSLELDSPELPKLIVVSPGVPWDAPLLLRARELGIETIGEMELAWRYLRNIPWVAITGTNGKTTTTALIAAIFQAAGLNAPACGNIGFAACELALAETPPDWVIAEISSYQIESSASVAPRIGVWTTFTPDHLSRHKTLENYFNIKAHLLLQSENQIFNGNDPYLQNHAPNQFPNAYWTNVKGKANLINSKGAYIEDGWVIFNGENIVPANSLKMVGDHNQQNLLMAVAAACLAGIEKDAIAKAINNFPGVPHRLEHICTWEEIDFINDSKATNYDAAEVGLNAVSAPAILIAGGEAKAGDDTGWMSMIQAKAAAVLLIGDAAKAFAKRLDEIGYTSYEIVETMERAIPKSAELAKQYQAKVVLLSPACASFDQYQSFEERGDRFRQICQEVLK; this comes from the coding sequence ATGCCCATTGCTCATATTATTGGTTTGGGACGATCGGGAAATGCTGCTGCAAGACTGCTGAAAAGAGAAGGTTGGCAAGTGACAGTAAGCGATCGCAACAATAACCCCAACTTACAACAGCAATCAGAACAACTAATTAGCGAAGGAATTGACGTTAAATTAGGTTATTCCCTGGAATTAGACAGTCCTGAATTACCAAAATTAATAGTAGTTAGTCCGGGTGTTCCTTGGGATGCGCCGCTGTTACTTCGCGCCAGAGAATTAGGAATTGAAACTATTGGCGAAATGGAATTAGCATGGCGATATTTGCGAAATATTCCTTGGGTTGCTATTACTGGAACTAACGGTAAAACTACAACTACTGCTTTAATTGCCGCAATATTTCAAGCTGCTGGATTAAATGCACCTGCTTGCGGTAATATCGGTTTTGCTGCTTGTGAATTAGCATTAGCCGAAACTCCTCCTGATTGGGTAATTGCTGAAATTAGTAGTTATCAAATTGAGTCATCAGCATCAGTTGCGCCACGCATTGGTGTCTGGACAACGTTTACTCCCGATCACTTAAGTCGCCACAAAACTTTAGAAAATTACTTTAACATTAAGGCGCATTTATTACTGCAATCTGAAAACCAAATTTTTAACGGAAACGATCCTTATTTACAAAATCATGCACCTAATCAGTTTCCCAATGCTTACTGGACAAATGTTAAAGGAAAAGCCAATTTAATTAATAGTAAAGGTGCTTATATCGAAGATGGTTGGGTAATTTTTAATGGGGAAAATATTGTCCCTGCTAATTCATTGAAAATGGTGGGAGATCATAATCAACAAAATCTACTTATGGCGGTGGCGGCGGCTTGTTTAGCTGGGATTGAAAAAGATGCGATCGCTAAAGCTATCAATAATTTCCCTGGAGTTCCCCACCGTTTAGAACACATCTGCACTTGGGAAGAAATTGATTTTATTAATGATAGTAAAGCCACCAATTATGATGCAGCTGAGGTAGGATTAAACGCCGTTTCAGCCCCAGCTATACTTATTGCTGGCGGCGAAGCAAAAGCAGGCGATGATACAGGTTGGATGAGTATGATTCAAGCGAAAGCAGCCGCAGTTTTACTCATTGGTGATGCGGCAAAAGCCTTTGCCAAACGGTTGGATGAAATTGGTTATACTAGTTATGAAATAGTCGAAACAATGGAACGTGCTATTCCGAAATCTGCTGAACTAGCTAAACAATATCAAGCTAAAGTAGTACTCCTTTCTCCTGCTTGTGCTAGCTTCGATCAATACCAAAGTTTTGAGGAAAGAGGCGATCGTTTTCGACAAATTTGCCAAGAAGTATTGAAATAA
- the glyS gene encoding glycine--tRNA ligase subunit beta: MSSFLLEVGTEELPASFVSSAIQQWQTIIPNTLAEQFLNTEKIDIYGTPRRLAVLIQGLPIQQADRVEEVKGPPAATAFKDGKPTKAAEGFAKKQGVELDALEVRPTEKGDFIFVRKTITGRSTAEILTELIPQWISKLEGKRLMRWGDGEIRFSRPIRWLVALLDDTVLPIEIVNGSETVKSDRISQGHRVLHPETVSITNATDYVKCLDSAFVQVSPEQRKTKINEQIVKAAEQQNGCAEIYPDLLNEVVDLVEWPTVVVGKFDDDFLNLPAEVITTVMVTQQRYFPIFKTTDYQELLPYFITISNGDPAKANIIATGNERVIRARLADGKYFYKVDSTKPLESYLSQLEKVTFQEDLGSVREKVNRIQKIAGQISEQLQLNSETSNNIQRAALLCKADLVTKMVGEFPELQGVMGQKYAAASGETEAVATAIFEHYLPRGAGDKLPETITGQVVGISDRLDTLISIFGLGMIPTGSSDPFALRRAANAIVNITWAAELAINLQQLIEQNVADFVAKFPKTNSAELLSQLQDFFLQRIRTLLQEERGIDYDLVNAVLGENDPEYTERALQDLLDVRNRADFLQQIRQNGKLDEIYETVNRSTRLAAQGDLDKQQLEPASLVDSQLFQKSSEKAFYDAIVQLVPQTKASQAQRNYQQLVDALSNIAPTVSTFFDGPESVLVMDENLDIRRNRLNLLGLLRNHARVLADFGPIVKS, encoded by the coding sequence ATGTCTAGTTTCCTATTAGAAGTCGGTACAGAAGAACTCCCCGCCAGCTTTGTATCCAGCGCTATCCAACAATGGCAAACCATCATCCCTAACACCCTAGCGGAACAATTCTTAAATACGGAGAAAATTGATATTTACGGTACTCCACGCCGTCTTGCTGTTTTAATTCAAGGTTTGCCCATTCAGCAAGCTGATAGAGTTGAAGAGGTAAAAGGGCCACCAGCAGCAACGGCTTTTAAAGATGGAAAACCAACGAAAGCTGCTGAAGGTTTTGCCAAAAAGCAAGGTGTAGAATTAGATGCTTTGGAAGTTCGTCCGACGGAAAAGGGTGATTTTATTTTTGTTCGCAAAACGATTACTGGACGATCGACAGCAGAAATTTTAACAGAGTTAATTCCCCAATGGATTTCTAAGTTAGAAGGTAAGCGGTTAATGCGTTGGGGAGATGGTGAGATTAGATTTTCTCGCCCGATTCGTTGGTTGGTTGCTTTGTTGGATGATACAGTTTTACCCATTGAAATAGTGAATGGTTCGGAGACGGTAAAAAGCGATCGCATTTCCCAAGGACATCGCGTTTTACATCCCGAAACTGTATCAATTACCAATGCTACAGACTACGTTAAATGTCTAGACTCTGCCTTTGTTCAAGTCAGTCCCGAACAACGAAAAACTAAGATTAACGAGCAAATTGTAAAAGCTGCTGAGCAACAAAATGGTTGTGCGGAAATTTATCCAGATTTATTAAATGAAGTTGTTGATTTAGTAGAATGGCCTACTGTTGTAGTCGGAAAATTTGATGATGATTTTTTGAATTTGCCTGCTGAAGTAATTACGACAGTAATGGTTACACAACAGCGTTATTTTCCGATCTTCAAAACAACTGACTATCAAGAATTACTGCCATACTTTATCACTATTTCTAACGGCGATCCAGCTAAAGCAAATATCATTGCTACTGGTAATGAAAGGGTAATTCGAGCTAGATTAGCTGATGGAAAATACTTTTATAAAGTTGATTCAACTAAGCCTTTAGAAAGTTATTTGTCTCAATTGGAAAAGGTCACTTTCCAAGAAGATTTAGGTTCAGTACGTGAGAAAGTTAATCGCATTCAAAAAATTGCTGGGCAAATTTCCGAACAACTGCAACTAAACTCTGAAACTAGCAACAATATTCAACGGGCAGCTTTATTATGTAAAGCCGATTTAGTAACCAAAATGGTAGGGGAATTCCCAGAATTACAAGGAGTAATGGGGCAAAAATATGCGGCTGCAAGTGGGGAAACAGAAGCCGTAGCAACAGCAATTTTTGAACATTATTTACCTCGTGGTGCTGGGGATAAATTGCCTGAAACCATTACAGGTCAAGTGGTGGGAATTAGCGATCGCCTAGACACCTTAATCAGCATTTTCGGCTTAGGAATGATACCTACTGGTTCTTCCGATCCCTTCGCCTTGCGTCGCGCCGCTAATGCCATTGTTAACATTACTTGGGCAGCAGAATTAGCTATTAATTTGCAACAACTAATTGAGCAAAATGTAGCCGATTTTGTCGCCAAGTTCCCTAAGACTAATTCGGCTGAATTGTTATCCCAATTGCAAGACTTTTTCTTACAACGGATTCGCACCCTATTACAAGAAGAAAGGGGAATCGATTACGATTTAGTGAATGCAGTTTTGGGAGAAAATGACCCAGAATATACAGAACGCGCCTTGCAAGACTTATTAGATGTGAGAAATCGGGCTGATTTCTTACAACAAATTCGCCAAAACGGTAAGTTAGATGAAATTTACGAAACAGTGAATCGTTCCACTCGTTTAGCTGCACAAGGCGATTTGGATAAGCAACAATTGGAACCTGCTTCTTTGGTGGACTCTCAGCTATTCCAAAAATCATCAGAAAAAGCGTTTTATGATGCGATCGTTCAATTAGTTCCCCAAACTAAAGCATCCCAAGCACAACGTAATTATCAACAATTAGTTGATGCTTTAAGTAACATTGCACCCACAGTTAGCACATTTTTTGATGGGCCTGAAAGTGTGTTAGTTATGGATGAGAATTTAGATATTCGCCGCAATCGTTTAAACCTTTTAGGATTATTACGAAATCATGCGCGAGTCTTGGCGGATTTTGGCCCGATCGTGAAGAGTTAA
- a CDS encoding pentapeptide repeat-containing protein, with the protein MVSWLHSTLLGMGVKLWNSWRDNFPHIEPNLYGINLNGANLKGVNFSGVNLGPAGLFSADLQGADLTGAYLNGACLNRANLSDAKLSGALLRGADLTRANLTGANLQGAYLSRADLSTALLRVANLAKADLTGAFLRGAYFTGANLRGAYLSRADFTGAYMRAANLSEADLSAASFREADLTAAFLIRTQALYSNFNKAKFTGACIQDWNINSATQLDDVICDYIYLQYHQQERRPIQGDFAVGEFSKLFQKVFATIDLIFLHGIEWQAFAIAWEKFHAEMANYEISIQAIEQRLDGAFLIRFKVPCEANKAQIEKLLKLQYELALRDIDTKYANQLESQNNDIAIHRQKGANLMEIAKTMAKQNIEFQSLTSAEDQELTKSDLESVHESNINNNHSQDVYFN; encoded by the coding sequence ATGGTTAGTTGGTTACATAGCACTTTGCTGGGAATGGGGGTAAAACTTTGGAATAGTTGGCGTGATAATTTTCCGCATATTGAGCCTAATTTGTATGGAATTAACTTAAATGGAGCTAACCTTAAAGGAGTCAATTTTAGCGGAGTAAATCTTGGCCCCGCCGGGTTGTTCAGTGCTGATTTACAAGGTGCAGATTTGACGGGAGCATATTTAAATGGAGCTTGTTTAAATCGCGCCAATCTCAGTGATGCCAAGTTGTCTGGGGCATTATTACGTGGTGCAGACCTTACCAGAGCTAATCTTACAGGCGCAAATCTTCAGGGCGCATATCTTAGTAGAGCCGACCTTTCCACTGCTTTGTTAAGAGTCGCAAATTTGGCAAAAGCTGATTTAACAGGAGCATTTTTGCGCGGCGCATATTTTACAGGTGCAAATCTTCGCGGTGCTTATCTCAGCAGAGCAGATTTTACAGGTGCTTATATGCGAGCGGCTAATTTGAGTGAAGCAGATTTGAGTGCTGCTTCTTTTCGGGAAGCTGATTTAACCGCTGCTTTTTTAATTAGAACGCAAGCTCTTTATAGCAATTTTAATAAAGCTAAATTTACTGGGGCTTGCATTCAAGATTGGAATATAAATAGTGCTACTCAATTAGATGATGTTATTTGCGATTATATTTATTTACAATATCATCAACAAGAACGTCGTCCGATTCAAGGAGATTTTGCTGTAGGAGAATTTAGTAAATTATTTCAAAAAGTTTTCGCTACTATTGATTTAATTTTTTTACATGGAATAGAGTGGCAAGCTTTTGCGATCGCTTGGGAAAAGTTTCATGCTGAAATGGCAAACTATGAAATATCTATCCAAGCAATTGAACAAAGGTTAGATGGTGCTTTTTTAATCAGATTTAAAGTTCCTTGTGAAGCTAATAAAGCTCAGATTGAAAAACTTTTAAAATTACAGTATGAGTTAGCATTGCGAGATATTGATACAAAATATGCTAATCAATTAGAAAGCCAAAATAATGATATTGCTATTCATCGCCAAAAAGGTGCAAATTTAATGGAAATTGCTAAGACAATGGCTAAGCAAAATATTGAGTTTCAAAGTTTAACTTCTGCGGAAGACCAAGAGCTTACTAAATCTGATTTAGAAAGTGTACATGAATCAAATATTAACAATAATCACTCCCAAGATGTTTACTTCAACTAA
- a CDS encoding ABC transporter ATP-binding protein: MLLIENISKAYGKRQVLQNLNFKIDFGEVYGLLGPNGAGKTTTINIICNLLKADSGRIQINHQPVSEKTKSIIGVAPQENLLYQALSCAENLNFFAQIYGLKGKVRKLQVEKCLAAVNLSDRANSPVETLSGGMKRRLNIALALVHEPKLLILDEPTTGLDIEARYEIWELIRNLKNQGITILLTTHLLDEAERLCQKIGILKNGQIFAEGTLPELQKLIPAAEIVSIETPEEEKAIARAIELGFPYRHYGNELAFWLPKTLELKEIIVAFDGISLDSISRQPVRLEHIYLEVTKQGTGD; encoded by the coding sequence ATGCTGTTAATTGAAAATATCAGTAAAGCTTACGGAAAGCGTCAAGTTTTACAAAATTTGAACTTTAAAATTGATTTTGGCGAAGTTTATGGTTTACTTGGGCCGAATGGAGCAGGTAAAACTACGACGATCAATATTATCTGTAATTTGCTCAAAGCTGATAGTGGCAGAATTCAAATTAATCATCAACCTGTTTCTGAAAAAACTAAATCAATTATTGGCGTAGCACCCCAAGAAAATTTGCTTTACCAAGCTTTAAGTTGTGCAGAAAACTTGAATTTCTTTGCTCAAATTTATGGATTAAAGGGAAAGGTACGAAAATTACAAGTAGAAAAATGTTTAGCAGCTGTTAATTTGAGCGATCGGGCCAACAGCCCTGTAGAAACTCTCAGTGGTGGGATGAAACGGCGGTTAAATATTGCTTTAGCATTGGTACACGAGCCAAAGTTACTAATTTTAGATGAACCGACAACGGGTTTAGATATTGAAGCACGTTACGAAATTTGGGAGTTAATTCGTAACTTAAAAAATCAGGGAATTACGATTTTATTAACTACACATTTACTGGATGAAGCTGAACGGCTTTGTCAAAAAATTGGTATTTTGAAAAATGGGCAAATTTTTGCAGAAGGAACTTTACCAGAGTTGCAAAAATTAATTCCGGCGGCGGAAATAGTTAGCATAGAAACGCCAGAAGAAGAAAAAGCGATCGCCCGCGCCATAGAATTAGGTTTTCCCTACCGTCACTATGGCAATGAATTAGCTTTTTGGCTACCAAAAACGTTAGAATTGAAAGAAATAATAGTTGCTTTTGATGGCATTTCCCTTGATTCAATTTCTCGTCAACCCGTGCGTTTAGAACATATTTATCTAGAAGTTACTAAACAGGGAACTGGGGATTAG